GGCGCGGGCGAAGGGGGGCGGCCGAGCCCCCCAGCACCCGATGTCGATATCTATTAGATTCTATTCTTCAGGGAAGAAAACAGAAGAATCGTGCATCGTTGCTGGTGACGCACGCCGTGTCCTGTCCGTCGGGCGCGGTTCGGCCAGCCGGGCCCGTGGTGAGACACTGCTCACATGGCCGCTGCGACCCCCTCTTCGTACTCCGTCACCATCCGCCTGCACACCTCTCCCGACTACGCCGTCGTCGGTCGGGTTGCCACGGTGCTCGCCGAGCAGGGCGGCATCGTCACCGCCATCGATATCGCCGACTCGCGGCACGACCGGCTCACCGTCGACGTCACCTGCTCGGGCATCAACGTCGACCACACCGACGGCCTGGTCGAGGCGGTGGAGTCGGTCGAGGGGGTGACCGTCCACAAGGTCTCCGACCGCACCTTCCTGCTCCATCTCGGCGGCAAGATCCAGGTCCGCTCCAAGGTCGCCCTGAAGACGCGTGACGACCTGTCGATGGCCTACACCCCGGGCGTCGGTCGCGTCTCCTCCGCGATCGCGAAGAACCCCGAGGACGCGCGTCGCCTGACGATCAAGGGCAACACGGTCGCCGTCGTCACCGACGGGTCCGCGGTCCTGGGTCTGGGCAACATCGGCCCCGAGGCCGCGATGCCGGTCATGGAGGGCAAGGCCGCCCTGTTCAAGCAGTTCGCCGACATCGACGCCTGGCCGATCTGCCTGGCCAGCCAGGACACCGACGAGATCGTGCGGGCGGTCGAGATGATCGCCCCCGGTTTCGGCGGCATCAACCTCGAGGACATCGCGGCCCCGCGCTGCTTCGAGATCGAGCGCCGCCTGCGCGAGAGCCTCGACATCCCCGTCTTCCACGACGACCAGCACGGCACCGCCATCGTCGTCCTCGCCGCCCTGCGCAACGCCCTGCGCGTCGTCGGCAAGCAGCTCGAGGACTCGCACGTCGTCGTCTCCGGTGGTGGCGCCGCCGGCTCGGCCATCGTCACCCTGCTGCTGGCCGCCGGGGCGAAGGACGTCGTCGTCTTCGACCGCGAGGGCCTGCTCTCCCGCGACGACGAGTCGCTCCTGCCCGCCAAGCAGGAGCTCGCCGCGCGGACCAACCCCCGCACGATCCGCGGCGACCTGCCGGACGGACTGCAGGACGCCGATGTCTTCATCGGCGTCTCCGCACCGAACCTGCTCAAGGCCGAGTGGATCCGCGACCACATGGCGCAGGACCCGATCGTCTTCGCCCTGGCCAACCCGGACCCGGAGATCGACCCGGCCGAGGCCGCCCAGTACGCCAAGGTCGTCGCCTCGGGCCGCAGCGACTACCCCAACCAGATCAACAACGTCCTCGCCTTCCCCGGCGTCTTCCGCGGGCTGCTGGACGCACACGCCGAGAACGTCACCACCGACATGCTCATCCGCGCCGCCGATGCCATCGCCGGGGTCGTCACCGACGAGGAGATCAACCCCTCCTACATCATCCCGAGCGTCTTCCACTCCGAGGTGGCCGACGCCGTCGCCGTCGCGATCTCGGGCGAGGGCAAGTCCACCACCGGCACGCCGACCGGGCCGATCAAGGTCGGTTCCCGCTCCACGGCCGCACCGGTGGACGACACGGGCATCCTCCCCCGCGTGCGGTAGGCGGACGCGGGCCGATGGGAGCGTGGTCCGGCTCAGGGAGCGAGGAACGAGCGACCAAGGACCACGTTGCCATCGGGCTGCGCGAAGCGGTCGCCCGCAGGATGGCAGGCTTGACCACGTGAACGAGCCGCGCACCTACCGCAAGGACACCTCCGCCGCGCCCCGTGGCTACTCCTCCTGGGAGGCGGCCGGGCTGCTCTGGCTCGCCGAGGCCGAGGAGGGCGGCGGCGCCCACGTCGCCGAGCTGCGGGACGTCGACATCACCCACATCGACCTCGTGCAGTACGCCCCGGCGCCCTCGACGAATGTCGCAGCCGACGAGTTCGGCGCCGCCCTCGCAGCCACCCACGCCGCAGGTGCGCCGGCCTTCGGTGCCCCGCCCGCACGGTGGACCAGCCACGGCTTCATCGGACCCGGGGAGTCCCCGATGCCGATGCCGGTGGAGCCGACGCAGTCGTGGGGCGCCTTCTTCGCCGAGCAGCGCATCCGTCACATGCTGCGCGCCGGGCGGTCCCAGGGGTTGTGGCAGGAGGAGGGCGAGCTCATCGAGCGCGTCGCCGCCCGCCTGGAGTCCGGTGAGTTCGACGACGGCCGCCCGCCCGCGCGGATCCACGGCGACCTGTGGGCCGGCAACGTGCTGTGGACCCGGGAGGGCGCCGTCCTCATCGACCCGGCCGCGCACGGCGGCCACCCCGAGACCGACCTCGCGATGCTCCTGCTCTTCACCGCGCCGCACATCGCCCGCATCATCGCCGCGTACGACGAGGCCGCGCCCCTGGCTGACGGCTGGCAGGAGCGCGTCGGTCTGCACCAGCTCTTCCCGGTGATGGTCCACGCGGTGATCTTCGGTGGTGGCTACGTCCAGCAGGCCGTGGACATGGCGCGCAAGTACGCCTGACCCTCACCCGGCGTACAGCGCCTCGATCTCCTCGGCGTAGGCGTCGTCGATCGGCTTGCGGCGCAGCTTCAGCGTCGGCGTGAGCACGTCGCTGCCCGGTGCCCAGTACTCGGGGAGCACCCGGAACCGCTTGACCTGCTCCACGCGCGAGAGCTTGGCATTGCCCGCCTCGATTCCCTTGTCGATCTCGGCGACGAGCGCCGGGTGCTCCGCGAGGACAGCCGGGTCGGCGGCGACCCCGGCCTTCTCGGCGAACGCGGCGGCCGCGTCCGGGTCGAGCGTCACCAGGGCGACGTTGTAGGGACGGCCATCACCCACGACGACGATCGTCGCGGCCAGCGGAGTGGTCACCTTGAGCGTGTTCTCGATGGTCGAGGGGGACATGTTCTTGCCGCCGGAGCTGATGATCAGCTCCTTCTTGCGGTCGGTGATCGTCAGGTAACCGTCCTCGTCGAGTGTGCCGACGTCCCCGGTGTGCAGCCACTCGTCCTCGTCGATCGCCTCGGCGGTCTTCTCGGGGTCGTGTCGGTAGCCGGTCATGATGCCCGGCCCGCGGAAGAGGACCTCGCCGTCCTCGGCGATGCGCAGCTCGCAGCCCGGGATCGCGGGACCGACGGTCCCGACCTTGATCTTCTCCGGGGGGTTGATCGTGCCCGCCCCGGTCAGCTCGGACATGCCCCAGAGCTCGCAGACGTTGACGCCGATCCCCATGAAGAAGGACAACGTCTCCGGCGCGATCGCCGCAGCGCCCGACCACGCCCAGCGCAGCTCGTCCAGTCCGAGCGCGGCGCGGACCTTGCTCAGCACGAGGCGGTCGGCGAGCCGGTACTGCACGGCCTGCGTGCCGGTGAGCGGCTGGCCGGCCAGGAGGGCGGCGCCCTGCTTCTCGGCCATCTGCAGGGCCCAGCCGCCGAGCTTCCGCTTCACCGGGCTCTCGGCCGCCGCGGTCTTGGCCTCGATGCCCATCTTGATCTTCTCCCACACCCGGGGCACGGCGAACCAGACCGTCGGGCGGGCGTCCGGCAGAGCAACGGCGATCGTCCTGGGGTCGGGAACGTAGGTGACCTGGACCCCCTTCGTCAGACCGAAGTACTGGGCTGACGCGCGGTCGGCGATGTGGGCAGAGGGCAGGAAGGAGGTGATCCGGTCCCCGAAGTGCACGTCGACGACCTGGGAGGCGGCCGCGGTCGTCAGCATCACGTTGGCGTGGGTGAGCTGGACCCCCTTCGGCGGACCGGTGGTACCGGAGGTGTAGATCAGCGTGACGAGGTCGTCCGGCTGGACCGCCCGCCAGGCGGCCTCGAAGTCGAAGGCGGGGTCGCCGACGGCCTCGAGGTCGGCGAGGCTGTGGGTCGCGCCCTCCGGGGTGCCGTCCACGACGATGATGTGATCGAGGGCGACCCCGGAGTCGAGGATGGCCGGCAGCAGGGCGGTCTCCGTGACCGCGATCCGGTTGCCGGCATTGCCGAAGAGGTACTCGATCTGCTCCGGAGCCGACGTGTTGTAGATGGAGAACGGCGCCATGCCCAGGTGCATGGCGCCGGCGTCGACCCAGGCGAACTCGGGCCGGTTGGTGAGCATGATCCCGAGTGTGTCCCCGCGCCGGTACCCGAGGGCGGCCAGACCGGCGGTCACCGACTGCACGTGGTCGCCGTACTCGGCCCACGTGATCGAGACGGCGTCCCCGGCCGTGCGCAGCGCGACCGCCTCCGGGTCGACGGTCAGGGTGTGCTGGAAGGCTTCGCAGAGGGTGGCGGCGTCAGCCATGGCGTCTCCATCGCAGGTGCCCTCCACGGTGAGGGCGATGCCACAGAGTAGGGCTCGCCGACGTCGCGCCACAAGGACGACGCCG
The DNA window shown above is from Janibacter sp. A1S7 and carries:
- a CDS encoding AMP-binding protein, which translates into the protein MADAATLCEAFQHTLTVDPEAVALRTAGDAVSITWAEYGDHVQSVTAGLAALGYRRGDTLGIMLTNRPEFAWVDAGAMHLGMAPFSIYNTSAPEQIEYLFGNAGNRIAVTETALLPAILDSGVALDHIIVVDGTPEGATHSLADLEAVGDPAFDFEAAWRAVQPDDLVTLIYTSGTTGPPKGVQLTHANVMLTTAAASQVVDVHFGDRITSFLPSAHIADRASAQYFGLTKGVQVTYVPDPRTIAVALPDARPTVWFAVPRVWEKIKMGIEAKTAAAESPVKRKLGGWALQMAEKQGAALLAGQPLTGTQAVQYRLADRLVLSKVRAALGLDELRWAWSGAAAIAPETLSFFMGIGVNVCELWGMSELTGAGTINPPEKIKVGTVGPAIPGCELRIAEDGEVLFRGPGIMTGYRHDPEKTAEAIDEDEWLHTGDVGTLDEDGYLTITDRKKELIISSGGKNMSPSTIENTLKVTTPLAATIVVVGDGRPYNVALVTLDPDAAAAFAEKAGVAADPAVLAEHPALVAEIDKGIEAGNAKLSRVEQVKRFRVLPEYWAPGSDVLTPTLKLRRKPIDDAYAEEIEALYAG
- a CDS encoding fructosamine kinase family protein, which gives rise to MNEPRTYRKDTSAAPRGYSSWEAAGLLWLAEAEEGGGAHVAELRDVDITHIDLVQYAPAPSTNVAADEFGAALAATHAAGAPAFGAPPARWTSHGFIGPGESPMPMPVEPTQSWGAFFAEQRIRHMLRAGRSQGLWQEEGELIERVAARLESGEFDDGRPPARIHGDLWAGNVLWTREGAVLIDPAAHGGHPETDLAMLLLFTAPHIARIIAAYDEAAPLADGWQERVGLHQLFPVMVHAVIFGGGYVQQAVDMARKYA
- a CDS encoding NAD-dependent malic enzyme; the protein is MAAATPSSYSVTIRLHTSPDYAVVGRVATVLAEQGGIVTAIDIADSRHDRLTVDVTCSGINVDHTDGLVEAVESVEGVTVHKVSDRTFLLHLGGKIQVRSKVALKTRDDLSMAYTPGVGRVSSAIAKNPEDARRLTIKGNTVAVVTDGSAVLGLGNIGPEAAMPVMEGKAALFKQFADIDAWPICLASQDTDEIVRAVEMIAPGFGGINLEDIAAPRCFEIERRLRESLDIPVFHDDQHGTAIVVLAALRNALRVVGKQLEDSHVVVSGGGAAGSAIVTLLLAAGAKDVVVFDREGLLSRDDESLLPAKQELAARTNPRTIRGDLPDGLQDADVFIGVSAPNLLKAEWIRDHMAQDPIVFALANPDPEIDPAEAAQYAKVVASGRSDYPNQINNVLAFPGVFRGLLDAHAENVTTDMLIRAADAIAGVVTDEEINPSYIIPSVFHSEVADAVAVAISGEGKSTTGTPTGPIKVGSRSTAAPVDDTGILPRVR